CCAGAGTGCGCTATGTTAACAGTGTGGTGTGAACAATGACCCAACAGCCTCTGCTCACAGtgactgtttgctgtgtgtgtctttgtgtttaggCTGTTATGGAGTAAAAGATCAATATGTTGAGCTTGTTTTCTTAGGTTTATTATGTACAACCTGAAGCCCTGCAGCAGGTTTCAGGTGTGCAGGCTGCGTGTTAATCCCTGCCGATTGTTGCTTCCCCCTTGTTTCCTGTTCtgagtttgttttgtgtcttcagagattctgtgtctgctggtgcgACGCTGCAGAAGGACTacactctgctgcctctgctggccAACAACAGGGAGCGGAGGGGCATCATTCTGGATGGCAAGCTCAAGCACGAGGACACAAACCTGGCATCATCAAGCATGTGAGCACGCCGCGGTCACAGCGGTCCAGAAGCTTCCAAACGTCAGACCTTACATGTTCTGAATCATCCTGTCTTACAGCATCAAGGAAGGCGTGCTGAAGGAGGTGTTGGGGATCATAGTGTCATACAAAGTCACAGTGAAGCTCATCATCGGAGGGTCAGTCTCATtgtttcctgtctgcaggcagagagcagtcagagtgtgtgtgcagaatcattcaggtgttcagacagagatcagctgcaggaagctgcaggtcagacagactctctgagtgttggtcacgtgactccatcatggcgtcctgctggctgctgaggaggacagagtgtTTGAGTGTTGTTGGTGTGAACTCTTGAACTGTTTTAGTGGTAAATATGACCTTACACAGTGTGAAgacgtgtgtgtatatatatatatatattatatattgattgaactgaacacatgatgcattcacgGACCATCGGAAAGTTCAAAGAGTTTTAAGCAGCGATAGCCGCTTTCTGAAGTTTTCAGGCCGATCTCGCCGCTTTCATTTTTCTCCACAATCAGAGTCGTGCTTGTTCTgattttctccttctgtctccgGCACACTGGCAGGATGATGGGATCCAGGTGGGTTCATGTCTACTGGTTTTCATTTACTGTGAGACTCATTTTAAGAATCTGAATGTCACTCTGAGCTTTTGATACAGTCTCAGGACAAACACATTGTGTAAATCTAGAAGACCTTTGTCAGCTTTGTGCGTCTCCTCAGATGATATATTGTGTATTTAGCCTCGTTTTGTGTGCGTGGTTGTGAGTGAAGCttgttttgtgttgcagtgagaTCGGTCTGGAAGTTCCCTTCAAGCTGATGCATCCTAAACCCGACGCAGGTAAGCAGACGTGTGTTCACCCTGCAGTGCTGTGCTGGTTCCTGTGGATTAATGTGGTCATGTCCTCTTtgtgtttccttcctgctgcccaCAGTGAAGGAGAGGTAAATATTCAGCGTTTGTTTGGTCCGATGTGCGAACAGATGAGAGCGTgaatgtcctctgtctgtccgaGCCTTTGTTGACTGTGGATCATGTTTCAGATCTGTTATCGCTTCATCAGCCCTTTCTTAAAAAGGCTGTGTCTCCATCAGCAGTATCAGCTTCCCTGTTCTGTTTCTCTTTAAGTTTTATTCCCTGAATAAAGACACATAATAGACCTGTGCTCAGGTTAAAGTCTGGCAGATTGAGCAGAAGGTCATCCAGCTTATTCCCCGATGTGACGTGATTTAACAACAAGCTCGTCCCAGcagctctgtcacacacagagcgtCTGTTGAGACTGAGACTGCTCATGTCATCAACCAATGCAGCTGCCTCCATCTGTGTCATTCTTCTTAGAAAGTCCTTTACGTCCCTTTTTTAATGTCAGTCCTTGTTGTGAGAGGTCTGTCAGAGGCCACGTCAGACTCACGAGCACCCTGTGACTGCTgatctgaggtcagaggtcataaGAAATGCTAACTGCTCTGATGCTGCCGTCCTCagtgagatggaggaggagatggtgtTCCAGGAGTTCAAGCGCTCCTACCTGAAGGGGATGGccgatgatgatgaggagggcAACGTGTCGGGCGGCGACGACATGGCACCCAAAGAGAAGTAGAGGGAGTCAGCGGTGTGACGGCTGCTGGGGGTCGCCTCGGAGGTTATGCTAGAGACAGCTGAGACGTAATTAAAGGACCATTcctgtgattttgtgtgttttaacaacATCAGTCTGAGAGGTTTGTTTAAGTACACCTGACTGCTCACATGTTAGCATGTGTCCCTTACCCGCTCGCTCCCATAATCCACAAAGATTAtgtagtttgtgtttttgcaaggCATGCTGGGAGACTTGATACATTCTCATGAACACTGTTGCCCTGTGCATCACCACATGTATTACACAGCTAATTATGGTTATGAGCATCGTGTCCATAACAAGGCTGTGATTCTCAGCATGAATCAGTATAAGTAATCATGAATCTATAGAGATGTAACATTGTCTAAAAATATCAGGTTGACTCGGAGCGGAGGTCCAAGAATGAAAACAGTAACTTTAATGGTCCAGCTGAGGTGTTagtgcttctgtgtttttagCTGCAGTCAGTGTCTCTAACGTGTTCACACACCCGGTGTGGGCTGGTCTGAGGTGGGCTGTGCTGTTTTCTGCTGAGCTCAGGTTTTTGTAGATGTGTTGTTCTGTGCGACTGTGCAGTGTGTCACAATAAAAGCTGGTCGACCCTGAAGTCACTGGTCTGTCTTTGGTTTCAGCTGCCTAAAGACGGGCGGTCATGGAGTGTACAGGTTCAAGTCGGTTTACATAAGAAATATATAAACCGACTTTAACTGTTGAGTTTGAGTAAATTGCTAAAGCAGCCGCTCAGTTGTTCACTAACCAGGACTATCTTCTTTGGCGGATTCATCCACATTTTGGGCCCTTGAGAGGATGGAGTTACATCCTGTCACTCAAATTGCTCAGTGTTAAACTGTGACTCACTTTTTAACAGTTTCACAGTGGAGCTGTTGGAcagatgaatacacacacacacacacagagtacttGTTTCAGTACATTTGTGTGAGTAATTCTGGACGTTTATAACGGCTCAGAACTGATCCACTAAGACGTTTTATCAGAGATCAAAAAAGAGTGAAATGCAGATTTTAAGagactttgtttttaatttcagaCAAAAACCACAAAGTTCAGATCAACATACTGATGGACAAACACCACGATGGCTGAAGACACATTTTCATCCTGTCTCTGTGGTCCACTCGCATTCTGCTGGTTAAATTTCATTCTGTGTGAGATGATGTCATTACACCAAAAAACCTTAAACACATGGACAGatttatgaaataaaaacatactgtGATGCTTCTCACAGTACAGCTTCAGAAAAGTTTAGTGTCCAAATGCGAACAGGATGGCCAGATCAGGGAGGTTTTTTTTGTACTGCGTCTTCAGCCTcgtcctctcctgctcctcttctcttcagctaatctttgtttctgtttgttcacATTTCTATGAAAAAATAAAGATCTCTGCTACTACAGGAGCTCTCCGATGAAAGCTTTGAGCATCGTCAGCATTAATAAAGCTTCTATGTCTGACTAAGGCAGGTCTACTGCTGCTGCAATTTCTCATAATTTTGCTTTTTATCTGAatattaatgtaaaaatgtacgTGTGGCACACAAATCAATGCTGTCGGGTGTAAAACATGGATCACTGTAGCCAGTCAGTCACATGCTAGCTAACAATTACATCTCACATCATATTTTACTGTTGATGTCAGCTAACAAGCAGAGCTAAGTCTGCTAGCTGCAACGTAGCTGCATGGATCTGGTGTTGATAACTTTCTCAAATTATTTAAAACAGTCAATTCAACCTAGGAATGAATTACTTAGCCACTAATATGTTTTGCTAAATTAGGGATTTTTACTAAGTTGCTTTTTGTCATGTTTGAACCACATCAATCGCACCTTTGTTTCTGGTTTGGCCCCTTATTTCAGCTAAACTGCATTTTATCGTATTTGAGTCTTGTCTGAACCGGTTCTCATTGTAGTCCTTCAGATGTGATGTGTTTAAATAGCCTTGCTGTGTATTGGCTGTTAACTCCTCCAGTCTCACATCCTACCAGATTCCACTCTGGGGTTAATAATTCAGTCTGAACAGTGACATCATTGTTTCTTCTTGGTGTGACCTCTGTATTAAGGCCTGGTGTGATTGGTTTATTTTAATACTACATTGCTGCGTTTCTAGAATACCCCTCCTTTAAAACTCAAGCATGTGATTGGGCGTCATTGGATGCTTAATTTCTATCTGTGCGAACTACTGTAGTCTACGGTGATGGGGTGGTGCTCCCGCCCACGGGACCATCCCAGCCAAACCCTCCAGTAGGGAGAGTTCGCATTGACATGTGATGTCGTCCTAGAGGTACATCGCAGGAGTCGGGGTACAGCAGATACCCGGAGAATGTGCTGATACTTTCACCATCTATGAACATACCGTTGGTGTCTATGTTCTTCACCTGCAGCCATACCATATCCCCCatggagagatggaggacaACTGTCTGGCTGGCGGTGGCCTGGCTGTTTCCTTCTGTTGTCTTAACGACAGGGAAGAAGTTGCGGAATAGACCTACTTTAAGTGGCTTCTGTGCAACTGCCAGGTGGTAGGAGAACACGTAGGTGCCATTGACGGGGGCCATGTAGACACCCACCACCGGATTAAAATGTTCCTGCTGGTTGTTAATGACATTTGGAAATGAAACGGGCCAATTGTGAACAGGAAACGACTGGTTGAGACTTGCAGCGAACGCTGACTGGATGGCCGGAGAGCAGGGACCAGGGGGACCTAAAAGACCCATGTCACCTTTGCCTCCTTTCAGCCCTATGGGGCCCTGTGTACCCTGTCCACCAGTGTTCCCTGTGTCCCCTTTGTTTCCCTTTGCCCCTGGTGACCCATTAACGCCGTTTGCCCCATCTGTGCAATTACATAACCCCTGCTGTCCTCGATCACCCTTCTGACCGTTCAGACCAGGATCACCAGGTCTACCTAGGTCACCCTTATCACCCATTAAACCTTTTGGTCCCACAGGACCCTCTGCCCCTGGCAGACCCCGAGCTCCAGCTGGTCCAAGTGGGCCTTGTGTACCCGGTGCACCAGGAACACTTTCACAAGAGGCAGGGCATGTGCCGCGTTCTCCCTGAGGACCCTGTGAACCTTGGGGTCCCATTGATCCTTGGTCCCCTTTTTCTCCTGAAAACACATGTTGTCACTCTTTTAGTACACGTTTGGCTTTTTCACTCCAAATACTAAATTTACTACAGTTCTGATCTTCACCCCAAAACTCAATTTGGTACTATTTTCCTGCTGTATGATAAACAATCTTTGAAAAGAGTGATCTCATCAGACCTTTGAGTCCTTGTGCGCCTTTTGTCCCGGTGAAACCGGCTTCTCCAGCATGTCCTTTCTCCCCGATGTCTCCCTTCTGACCTATAACAGacagaaatgatgaaaacaatGTGTGAAAAGTTTTTTGTTTCCACACTTTGAACTGGTCAAGGCTACCCACACCGCAGCCTGGACCAAAGTATCAAATTATGATTTAGGCTGTGCCGCAAATCAGCAGCTGCATTTTTGGAAGGACACTTTGGTCAGAGGTGTGCCCGCTGTGACCCCACCAACACTTTTAACATGGGACTGTGTAGAAGACTTCCTATTTATCACAACATGCTGTGGAGCAGATAAGCACTGACCCCCCTGTTAGTCTGTTCACCTGCTGCACTACACTGTGACAGTGTTAAATGTAACTGGTAGAAGACTGGGTCGGACAGCTCACCTTTAATTCCTGGTGGTCCGGTGAATCCTGGATACCCTCTGAACCCTGTCATTCCTCTTATTCCAGGACTTCCAGGGTTACCTGGTCAAAGGTCAGTCAGGTCAGTTTTTACCAAACCTTCTGTTGTCATCATAGGTAAATAAAATTTGATCTAAAAGCTAAACTAGGAAAAGTTGTCTACATACCTGGAGGGCCCCGGTCTCCACGGTCTCCTTTGGGCCCCACTCGTCCTTTACAGTGTGAGCAGATACAGAAAAGTGGAATCTGGTCGACAGGTGGTGGTACAGGTGCATTGAACAGCATGTCACAGACCGATATATCAGGCATAGTTGGCATCGTTGGGGAGGTGTCAATGAGCATTCGGAGTCCGTTGGAGGGACCTGTCATATTGCCGACAGGGGGCAATGGATTTCCTGTGGGAGGCATAGGCATTGGGCCACCGCGGATGACAGAAGGCTTGGGGGGCATTTCTTCTGATGTCTCTGATGACTTGGATGTCTCTGATGACTCTGACGTCTCAGATGACGACTCTGGCATCTCTGACGACTCTGACATCTCTGATGACTTTGACGTCTCTGACGACTTTGACGTCTCTGACGACTTGGACGTCTCGGATGACTTTGACCTCTCTGATGACTCTGACGACTTTGATGACTGTGATGTCTCGGATGACTTTGACGACTCTGACGACTTGGACGCCTCTGATGATTCTGACGACTTTGATGTCTCTGATGACTCCAATGACTTTGACGTCTCTGATGACTTTGACGTCTCTGAAGACTCAGATGATGTCCCCTCACCCGAGAGGGGGTGTTTGGCCACAATGGGTTCTGAGGTGGAGCCCTCCTCTTCACTGGAATCTGGTGTGGGGCCGTTTGGGATTTGCATGGCTGAgcagagggaggacaggacaaGGAGTCCCAGCAGCCTCAACAACATCTGGAGGACGAAGACAGGAGGTCagataaaatactttttataaaatcattttattatttttttgcttttacttAAAAATCAgtaaattgttgtttttcaataaAATTTCAATTTACCATTATGATGAATTAATGATTAAGACTAAGACACTTCTATTTCTTCTAAATCTACAAACAGTCACATCACATTAGAGTCTGTATAAACTGCTCTTCAGGAAAAACTCACCACTCTGTCTGAGTCACGCCGCATCATCTGCAGAAGGTTTATTGATGAGATGAGCTGGATCAAAAAGGCTTTCATGCTTTTATAAGTGTGGCCTTAAACAAAACGTCTTTCAGGTTCTGTCtcggggggaggagggggaggcgtGTCCTTTTTGTCCTGCAGAAGAAGAACTGGGCCTTCTGCCCATGGCATGACCTCCTTCACTGTGAAACAGCAGAAAGTGGAGACGCTTCCTCCTTTTATCGCTCCATCACTCTCCGCCCTGATTAAACTCCTCTTGTCCACATATCGTTTTATTATCCCTCAGCTGGTCCACTTCATCATTTGTTCCCACGTTCCTGAACTAAACTTTATATTCTACGTGCTATTTTCCTATAATTCCTCCACCGTGTTAAAATACTTCCTGGCTTCTTTTCTTCGATTAAACGAGTGAAGGATACGCTCTCAGCAATCTCGCTCACTGGAGTCAGTGCtgttcactgcacacacacaacaagctgaCGAATCTGGTGACTGTGTACTGCCCGACAGGAAGTAAAGTAACAGCTCATCATGAGTTTGTTAGCCCCAACACTTCCTACCTTAACGTCTGTTGTATAACCTTCATTGTTCGTCAGTGATGTAATATGTAATATGGCTAACTGTGTAATATCTGATCTGGTAAATGTTCCAGCTGTTTGTAACTGAAAAAGGAAGTAAAATACACAAAGCTAACATAACATAGGTACACATctgacccacccactgaggagACAGGAACTGTTTAACACCATTAGCATCAGTGCTTTATCACCTTAGCACCTAATTTTTGGGCTGTCCACACGTTTTGTCCAAATGTGGTACAAACCTCCACTTGGACTGTCCACACTTTGACGCCATGTCTGTCCCAGTTTACTGAAAACCGTTTTTCAGTCTTTGGTATGTTTTGGGAAAAGATCATGTTTTGTGCAGAAATGCACCGTTTCACAACAGCCCAAAGCTCCATTGTGATGGTGCCAGGGTCAGTCGTCCAACAATGGCCCCACAGAAACCAAGGCTTCTCGGGTTTTCATAGCTTTCATTGTGAAACTATCACCGATGTTGCTATGACACCTTTTTTCTGTGAGACAGTTCAGACAAACAGAATATCAGCATACtgattttattcatttgatcttTTTTAGAGAGAAAGTGCAGATAATCAGAATAATGTAGAATATTATGCAAAAATTCAAAAACCACAGAAGAGAGCGAGGCGTGAACAGGGTGCTGGGGCAGCGCTGGCGCTCAGCGGATCTTACCGTCCTGTTTACTCTTCAGGGTTTTGTGGTGCAGTTTGATGTGAACACTGTGTGTTGCATTCTGGCCGAGCTGACTGAGAtgaaagatgtgttttttattcatcCAACCTGTATGAAAGCTGCAGGTAGCTCTGCTCCGGACACGCTGTCAGCTGATGGACTTTAATGTGTCACTGAAACCTGCACGTCTTATTAGAGACGGTGTGGACTGAACAGAAGCTGGAGCTGGATCTGTCTTATTTAAAGCGAAACATAAACATAGATCCCAGTGGTCCtgtttgtgcttcttttttaaatataatttaactCATTACAGTATTTCATTCAGTAACTTACTGGGTGAGAAGTCAGTCCAGTTCTTCATGACAGATTCATGGTGTAAATCAAAAACTTGAAACATCTTAATAAAAAAacttattattaaaaaatatattattataaatcaGCTTCACTTCTTCATCAGGAACATTATTCAGAAATGTTCTCGCTCTGCTTACACATATGTGACAAATATTTCTCTTTCTTACAGCCGTGAAGTCTCATTGAGATTAAAgagttcctcctcctcagcgGCGCTGTGGGAACATCCAACATTCGGTTTATTCTCTATAAAGTTTAAATGTCTTCACAGCGTTTGGCAGATTTATTCTGAGAGTTTACGGCATTGTGTGCATGGCTCATGTTTAAAAGGAGCATTGCTTTATTCAGAATAACATAAGGAAAGAAAACACCAAGAAGAGTGTTCATGGATACCCATGTAGGAAGTGATGCTAAATATACAGAAACAAACTTGATATGTGAGCAAAATGTAACGCTAAATTAGCCACAAATGTAAAAAGATGTATGTTTTTTCCTCAAAAccaaatgacaaaaataaaatgttggaACATTTATTAACATACACCTAAAATATGAAGTTTTTCATGAATTCTAAACATTTCAAAAGACACTTTCAAACAAATCTTCAGCTCGCTGATACAAATAAAGTAATTCTCAGTAAAGCAGGTCTGACTGAAGGTTCATTCTTTAAAACATGTGCATAAGCAAACAGACACGACTCACGAGTGAATTTATTTCCACATTTAAAGGGACTAAAGTTTGCACTAAACCAGTGATACAGACCTTATCACAAGACAGGATGTTTGGGGGGTCACAAGAGAGAATTTATCAGTCAGGACCAAAGACTGGCTTCCTCATCCTGAGCGGCTTGTTGCATTTTTCTTTGGCGACTTGTTGATCTGAAAGCATCTGTCCCAGACGGTTTCCTTGGTTGTACCATAATGTAAGACCACTTTGCACTATGAGATGGCTTTGTGCAGAAACATGTCTGCCTTAAGTCCAACCTGAGAGGCTGAGGAATTATCAGACAGGTTGGGTTTGTTTCACAGACCGGTCCCTGCAGACAGCTGAGATTTTTTAACTTATCCAGCAGATGATCAAACTGGTCAGTGATTGGAGCATTTATACACTGTAGCAGTGTTATGGTGCAAACCTTCTGCCTACATGTTGTATAAATATAAGGATGTTGTTCTTAGAAAAGGCACTACATAGGATTCAGACAGAAACGACAACACACGTTTTTACCTTTAAAACAAGACTTTACAAGCGGTGTCTGTTTGAACCAGATtcgaacaaacaacaaacaacaaacaaaaaatgtgaGGACGGAATGACAGCAGAAGACGGAACATTAAAATCACTTTCTATTAGTCTGACATCACTTTTAGTTGTGGTGATTACATCAGATACAGAATACAAAATGCACATCATGTACAGCACTATGAGTGACTGAAGCCCACTTCCTATGATGGACAATACCCCTCCTTTAAAATGGTTATAAATACAGTGTGATTAGGTGTCTGAGAATGCTTTGTCTCTAAATATATCACTGACTATGGTGAAGGGGTGGTGCCCCCGCCTTTGGGACCATCCCAGCTAAACCCTCCGGTAAGAGGTGTTGGCATAAACATGTAATCTCGACCCAGGGGTACATCGCAGGAGTCGGGATGGAGCAGATACCCAGAGAACGTGCTGCTG
This sequence is a window from Parambassis ranga chromosome 17, fParRan2.1, whole genome shotgun sequence. Protein-coding genes within it:
- the LOC114449565 gene encoding collagen alpha-1(XXVII) chain-like translates to MKRDWDGAMLSRLLGLLVLSSLCSAMLLSNGTRQLGSSEGDPNTHYWPGTNKGQLPTEEVPSWAQIGRSFGSAPPPGNLWPPIGNMTGPDMLRMIGDPGSTTPTMPDTTICDLLFSAPVPPPVDQIPLFCICSHCKGTVGPKGDHGDRGPPGQPGSPGSRGMMGFRGNPGFMGPQGTKGQKGDTGEKGQLGGPGAPGMKGERGFKGEKGDQGSMGPQGAQGPQGETGTCPATCESIPGAPGTQGPPGPAGARGLPGAEGPVGPKGLKGDKGDLGRPGDPGLNGQKGDRGQQGLCNCTDGANGVNGSPGAKGDKGDTGNTGGQGTQGPIGLKGDRGDMGLLGPPGPCSPAIQSAFSASLNQSFPVQNWPVSFPNILTNQQGHFDPTMSVYMAPVNGTYIFSYHLAVAQKPLKVGLFRNFFPVVKTTEGNNQATASQTVVLHLSMGDRVWLQVKDTATNGMFTDSESSSTFSGYLLHPDSCDVPLGRDYMFMPTPLTGGFSWDGPKGGGTTPSPYQLGQNATHSVHIKLHHKTLKSKQDAMQIPNGPTPDSSEEEGSTSEPIVAKHPLSGEGTSSESSETSKSSETSKSLESSETSKSSESSEASKSSESSKSSETSQSSKSSESSERSKSSETSKSSETSKSSETSKSSEMSESSEMPESSSETSESSETSKSSETSEEMPPKPSVIRGGPMPMPPTGNPLPPVGNMTGPSNGLRMLIDTSPTMPTMPDISVCDMLFNAPVPPPVDQIPLFCICSHCKGRVGPKGDRGDRGPPGNPGSPGIRGMTGFRGYPGFTGPPGIKGQKGDIGEKGHAGEAGFTGTKGAQGLKGEKGDQGSMGPQGSQGPQGERGTCPASCESVPGAPGTQGPLGPAGARGLPGAEGPVGPKGLMGDKGDLGRPGDPGLNGQKGDRGQQGLCNCTDGANGVNGSPGAKGNKGDTGNTGGQGTQGPIGLKGGKGDMGLLGPPGPCSPAIQSAFAASLNQSFPVHNWPVSFPNVINNQQEHFNPVVGVYMAPVNGTYVFSYHLAVAQKPLKVGLFRNFFPVVKTTEGNSQATASQTVVLHLSMGDMVWLQVKNIDTNGMFIDGESISTFSGYLLYPDSCDVPLGRHHMSMRTLPTGGFGWDGPVGGSTTPSP